The following are encoded in a window of Mustela nigripes isolate SB6536 chromosome 1, MUSNIG.SB6536, whole genome shotgun sequence genomic DNA:
- the HMBS gene encoding porphobilinogen deaminase isoform X3 — MRVIRVGTRKSQLARIQTDSVVAMLKAFYPGLQFEIVAMSTTGDKILDTALSKIGEKSLFTKELEHALEKNEVDLVVHSLKDLPTVLPPGFTIGAICKRENPYDAVVFHPKFVGKTLETLPEKSVVGTSSLRRAAQLQRKFPHLEFKSIRGNLNTRLRKLDELQEFSAIILAAAGLQRMGWQHRVGQILHPEECMYAVGQGALGVEVRAKDQDMLDLVGVLHDPETLLRCIAERAFLRHLEGGCSVPVAVHTAMKDGQLYLTGGVWSLDGSDSMQETMQATIRVTAQQEDGPEDDPQLVGITARNIPREAQLAAENLGISLASLLLNKGAKNILDVARQLNDAH, encoded by the exons ATGAGAGTGATTCGTGTGGGTACCCGAAAGAGCCAG CTGGCTCGCATACAGACAGACAGTGTGGTGGCAATGCTGAAAGCCTTCTACCCAGGTCTGCAGTTCGAAATCG TTGCTATGTCCACCACAGGGGACAAGATTCTTGATACTGCACTCTCTAAG ATTGGAGAGAAGAGTCTGTTTACCAAGGAGCTGGAACATGCGCTGGAGAAGAATGA AGTGGACCTGGTCGTTCACTCCCTGAAGGACCTGCCCACCGTGCTTCCTCCTGGCTTTACCATCGGGGCCATCTGCAA gCGGGAGAACCCTTATGATGCTGTTGTCTTTCACCCAAAATTTGTTGGGAAAACCCTAGAAACCTTGCCAGAGAAGAG TGTGGTGGGAACCAGCTCCCTGCGGAGAGCAGCCCAACTGCAGAGAAAGTTCCCACACCTGGAGTTCAAGAGCATT CGGGGAAACCTCAACACGCGGCTACGGAAGCTGGATGAGCTGCAGGAGTTCAGTGCCATCATCCTGGCCGCCGCTGGCCTACAGCGCATGGGCTGGCAGCACCGCGTGGGGCAG ATCCTACACCCAGAGGAATGCATGTATGCTGTGGGTCAG GGAGCCCTGGGCGTGGAAGTCCGAGCCAAGGACCAGGACATGCTGGATCTGGTGGGTGTGTTGCATGACCCGGAGACTCTGCTTCGCTGCATTGCCGAGCGAGCCTTCCTGAGGCATCTG GAAGGAGGTTGCAGTGTGCCAGTGGCGGTGCATACGGCTATGAAGGATGGGCAA CTGTACCTGACTGGAGGAGTCTGGAGTCTAGACGGCTCAGATAGCATGCAAGAGACCATGCAGGCCACCATCCGGGTCACTGCCCAG CAGGAAGATGGCCCCGAGGATGATCCGCAGCTGGTGGGGATCACTGCCCGGAACATTCCACGAGAAGCCCAGCTGGCTGCTGAGAACCTGGGCATCAGCCTGGCCAGTTTGTTGCtgaacaaaggagccaagaacataCTGGATGTTGCACGGCAGCTTAATGATGCCCACTAA
- the DPAGT1 gene encoding UDP-N-acetylglucosamine--dolichyl-phosphate N-acetylglucosaminephosphotransferase isoform X3 has protein sequence MIFLGFADDVLNLRWRHKLLLPTAASLPLLMVYFTNFGNTTIVVPKPFRPILGLHLDLGILYYVYMGLLAVFCTNAINILAGINGLEAGQSLVIAASIIIFNLVELEGDCRDDHVFSLYFMIPFFFTTLGLLYHNWYPSRVFVGDTFCYFAGMTFAVVGILGHFSKTMLLFFMPQVFNFLYSLPQLLHIIPCPRHRIPRLNTKTGKLEMSYSKFKTKNLSFLGTFILKVAESLQLVTVRQSEHEDGGFTECNNMTLINLLLKVIGPMHERNLTLLLLLLQVWSGKGFIAPCFPFSMVLTLVCFSSQILGSAVTFSIRYQLVRLFYDV, from the exons ATGATTTTCCTGGGCTTTGCGGATGATGTACTGAATCTGCGCTGGCGTCATAAGCTGCTGCTGCCTACAGCTGCCTCACTACCTCTTCTCATGGTCTATTTCACCAACTTTGGCAACACGACCATTGTGGTGCCCAAGCCTTTCCGGCCCATTCTTGGCCTGCACCTGGACTTGG GGATCCTGTACTATGTCTACATGGGGCTGCTGGCAGTGTTCTGTACCAATGCCATCAATATCCTAGCAGGAATTAATGGCCTAGAGGCTGGCCAGTCACTAGTCATTGCTGCTTCCATCATCATCTTCAATCTGGTGGAGCTAGAAG GTGATTGTCGAGATGATCATGTCTTTTCCCTCTACTTCATGATACCCTTTTTTTTCACCACCTTGGGATTGCTCTACCATAACTG GTACCCATCACGGGTGTTTGTGGGAGATACCTTCTGTTACTTTGCTGGCATGACCTTTGCCGTGGTGGGCATCTTGGGACACTTCAGCAAGACCATGCTACTCTTCTTCATGCCCCAGGTGTTCAACTTCCTCTACTCACTGCCTCAGCTCCTGCATATCATACCCTGCCCTCGCCATCGTATTCCCAG ACTCAATACCAAGACAGGCAAACTGGAGATGAGCTATTCCAAGTTCAAGACCAAGAACCTCTCTTTCTTGGGCACCTTTATTCTAAAG GTAGCAGAGAGCCTCCAGCTAGTGACAGTGCGCCAGAGCGAGCATGAGGATGGTGGCTTCACGGAGTGTAACAACATGACCCTCATCAACTTGCTCCTTAAGGTCATCGGGCCCATGCATGAGAGAAACCTGACCTTGCTCCTGCTGCTGCTACAGGTGTGGTCAGGGAAGGGCTTTATAGCtccttgtttccctttctccatggTTCTGACTCTAGTGTGTTTCTCCTCACAGATCCTTGGCAGTGCTGTCACCTTCTCCATTCGGTACCAGCTTGTCCGGCTCTTCTACGATGTCTGA
- the HMBS gene encoding porphobilinogen deaminase isoform X1, which translates to MSGNGNGAATAEENGPKMRVIRVGTRKSQLARIQTDSVVAMLKAFYPGLQFEIVAMSTTGDKILDTALSKIGEKSLFTKELEHALEKNEVDLVVHSLKDLPTVLPPGFTIGAICKRENPYDAVVFHPKFVGKTLETLPEKSVVGTSSLRRAAQLQRKFPHLEFKSIRGNLNTRLRKLDELQEFSAIILAAAGLQRMGWQHRVGQILHPEECMYAVGQGALGVEVRAKDQDMLDLVGVLHDPETLLRCIAERAFLRHLEGGCSVPVAVHTAMKDGQLYLTGGVWSLDGSDSMQETMQATIRVTAQQEDGPEDDPQLVGITARNIPREAQLAAENLGISLASLLLNKGAKNILDVARQLNDAH; encoded by the exons ATGTCTGGCAACGGCAACGGGGCCGCGACAGCG GAAGAAAACGGCCCAAAGATGAGAGTGATTCGTGTGGGTACCCGAAAGAGCCAG CTGGCTCGCATACAGACAGACAGTGTGGTGGCAATGCTGAAAGCCTTCTACCCAGGTCTGCAGTTCGAAATCG TTGCTATGTCCACCACAGGGGACAAGATTCTTGATACTGCACTCTCTAAG ATTGGAGAGAAGAGTCTGTTTACCAAGGAGCTGGAACATGCGCTGGAGAAGAATGA AGTGGACCTGGTCGTTCACTCCCTGAAGGACCTGCCCACCGTGCTTCCTCCTGGCTTTACCATCGGGGCCATCTGCAA gCGGGAGAACCCTTATGATGCTGTTGTCTTTCACCCAAAATTTGTTGGGAAAACCCTAGAAACCTTGCCAGAGAAGAG TGTGGTGGGAACCAGCTCCCTGCGGAGAGCAGCCCAACTGCAGAGAAAGTTCCCACACCTGGAGTTCAAGAGCATT CGGGGAAACCTCAACACGCGGCTACGGAAGCTGGATGAGCTGCAGGAGTTCAGTGCCATCATCCTGGCCGCCGCTGGCCTACAGCGCATGGGCTGGCAGCACCGCGTGGGGCAG ATCCTACACCCAGAGGAATGCATGTATGCTGTGGGTCAG GGAGCCCTGGGCGTGGAAGTCCGAGCCAAGGACCAGGACATGCTGGATCTGGTGGGTGTGTTGCATGACCCGGAGACTCTGCTTCGCTGCATTGCCGAGCGAGCCTTCCTGAGGCATCTG GAAGGAGGTTGCAGTGTGCCAGTGGCGGTGCATACGGCTATGAAGGATGGGCAA CTGTACCTGACTGGAGGAGTCTGGAGTCTAGACGGCTCAGATAGCATGCAAGAGACCATGCAGGCCACCATCCGGGTCACTGCCCAG CAGGAAGATGGCCCCGAGGATGATCCGCAGCTGGTGGGGATCACTGCCCGGAACATTCCACGAGAAGCCCAGCTGGCTGCTGAGAACCTGGGCATCAGCCTGGCCAGTTTGTTGCtgaacaaaggagccaagaacataCTGGATGTTGCACGGCAGCTTAATGATGCCCACTAA
- the VPS11 gene encoding vacuolar protein sorting-associated protein 11 homolog has product MAAYLQWRRFVFFDKELVKEPIANDGTAPAAAPASGPAASKFLCLPPGITVCDSGRGSLVFGDMEGQIWFLPRSLQLTGFQAYKLRVTHLYQLKQHNILASVGEDEEGINPLVKIWNLEKRDGGNPLCTRIFPAIPGTEPTVVSCLTVHENLNFMAIGFTDGSVTLNKGDITRDRHSKTQILHKGNYPVTGLAFRQAGKTTHLFVVTTENVQSYIVSGKDYPRVELDTHGCGLRCSALSDPSQDLQFIVAGDECVYLYQPDERGPCFAFEGHKLIAHWFRGYLVIVSRDRKVSPKSEFTSRDSQSSDKQILNIYDLCNKFIAYSAVFEDVVDVLAEWGSLYVLTRDGRVHALQEKDTQTKLEMLFKKNLFEMAINLAKSQHLDSDGLAQIFMQYGDHLYSKGNHDGAVQQYIRTIGKLEPSYVIRKFLDAQRIHNLTAYLQTLHRQSLANADHTTLLLNCYTKLKDSSKLEEFIKTKSESEVHFDVETAIKVLRQAGYYSHALYLAENHAHHEWYLKIQLEDIKNYQEALRYIGKLPFEQAESNMKRYGKILMHHIPEQTTQLLKGLCTDYQPSLEGQGDREAPGCRANSEEFIPIFANNPRELKAFLEHMSEVQPDSPQGIYDTLLELRLQNWAHEKDPQVKEKLHVEAISLLKSGRFCDVFDKALVLCQMHDFQDGVLYLYEQGKLFQQIMHYHMQHEQYRQVVAVCERHGEQEPSLWEQALSYFARKEEDCKEYVAAVLKHIENKNLMPPLLVVQTLAHNSTATLSVIRDYLVQKLQKQSQQIAQDELRVRRYREETTRIRQEIQELKASPKIFQKTKCSICNSALELPSVHFLCGHSFHQHCFESYSESDADCPTCLPENRKVMDMIRAQEQKRDLHDQFQHQLKCSNDSFSVIADYFGRGVFNKLTLLTDPPAARLTASLEAGLQRDLLMHSRRGT; this is encoded by the exons ATGGCGGCTTACCTGCAGTGGCGGCGCTTCGTTTTCTTCGACAAGGAGCTGGTGAAGGAGCCGATAGCAAATGATGGGACTGCTCCTGCGGCTGCACCTGCCTCAGGACCCGCTGCTTCCAagttcctctgcctccctcctggcATCACTGTCTGCGACTCCGGCCGAGGGAGCCTAGTCTTTGGAGATAT GGAAGGCCAAATCTGGTTCTTACCTCGCTCCCTACAGCTGACAGGCTTCCAAGCCTACAAACTGCGGGTGACACACCTGTACCAACTGAAGCAGCACAATATTTTGGCATCTGTTGGTGAAGATGAAGAAGGCATCAACCCCCTG GTAAAGATCTGGAACCTGGAGAAGAGAGATGGTGGCAATCCACTCTGCACCCGAATCTTCCCTGCCATCCCAGGAACAGAGCCGACAGTTGTGTCTTGTTTGACTGTCCATGAAAATCTCAACTTTATGGCCATCG GTTTCACAGATGGCAGTGTTACACTGAACAAAGGAGACATCACCCGGGACCGGCATAGCAAGACCCAGATTCTGCACAAGGGCAACTATCCTGTAACTGGGCTGGCCTTTCGCCAAGCGGGAAAAACCACTCATTTGTTTGTTGTGACAACTGAGAATGTTCAG TCCTATATAGTTTCTGGAAAGGATTACCCTCGTGTGGAGTTGGACACCCATGGTTGTGGCCTGCGCTGCTCAGCCCTAAGTGACCCTTCACAGGACCTGCAATTCATAGTGGCCGGAGATGAATGTGTCTATTTGTACCAGCCTGATGAACGTGGGCCCTGCTTTGCCTTTGAGGGCCATAAACTCATCGCTCACTGGTTTAGAGGCTACCTTGTCATTGTTTCCCGTGACCGGAAGGTTTCTCCCAA GTCGGAGTTTACCAGTAGGGACTCCCAGAGCTCCGACAAGCAGATTCTCAACATTTATGACCTGTGCAACAAGTTCATAGCCTATAGCGCCGTCTTTGAGGATGTAGTGGATGTGCTTGCTGAGTGGGGCTCCCTGTACGTGCTGACGCGGGATGGGCGGGTCCACGCACTGCAGGAGAAGGACACACAGACCAAACTGGAG ATGCTGTTTAAGAAGAACCTATTTGAGATGGCCATTAACCTGGCCAAGAGCCAACACCTGGACAGTGATGGCTTGGCCCAGATCTTCATGCAGTATGGGGACCATCTCTACAGCAAGGGCAACCATGATGGGGCTGTTCAGCAGTATATCCG AACCATTGGGAAGCTGGAGCCATCCTATGTGATCCGCAAGTTTCTGGACGCCCAGCGCATCCACAACCTGACCGCCTACCTGCAGACCCTGCACCGGCAGTCCTTGGCCAATGCTGACCACACCACCCTGTTGCTCAACTGCTATACCAAGCTCAAGGACAGCTCGAAGCTAGAGGAGTTCATCAAG ACAAAGAGTGAGAGTGAAGTCCACTTCGATGTGGAAACAGCCATCAAGGTCCTCCGTCAGGCTGGCTACTACTCCCATGCCCTCTACTTAGCTGAGAACCATGCCCATCACGAGTGGTACTTAAAGATACAGTTAGAAGACATCAAG AATTATCAGGAAGCCCTCCGGTATATCGGCAAGCTGCCTTTCGAGCAGGCTGAGAGCAATATGAAACGCTATGGCAAGATTCTCATGCACCATATACCGGAGCAGACGACCCAGTTGCTGAAGGGGCTATGTACAGACTATCAGCCTAGCCTTGAAGGTCAAGGAGATCGGGAGGCCCCAGGCTGCAGG gccaaCTCTGAGGAGTTCATCCCCATCTTTGCCAATAACCCTCGAGAGCTGAAAGCTTTCCTGGAACACATGAGTGAGGTCCAGCCTGACTCACCGCAGGGCATCTACGACACACTTCTGGAGCTGCGACTGCAGAACTGGGCCCATGAGAAGGATCCCCAG GTCAAAGAGAAGCTTCATGTGGAGGCCATCTCCCTGCTGAAGAGCGGCCGCTTTTGCGACGTCTTTGACAAGGCCCTGGTCCTCTGCCAGATGCATGACTTCCAGGATGGGGTCCTTTACCTCTACGAGCAGGGGAAGCT gTTCCAGCAGATCATGCATTACCACATGCAGCACGAGCAGTACCGGCAGGTGGTGGCCGTGTGCGAGCGCCACGGGGAGCAGGAGCCCTCCCTGTGGGAGCAGGCGCTCAGCTACTTCGCCCGGAAGGAGGAGGACTGCAAGGAGTACGTGGCCGCTGTGCTCAAGCACATTGAGAACAAGAACCTCATGCCGCCCCTACTAG TGGTGCAGACGCTGGCCCACAACTCCACAGCCACCCTGTCTGTCATCCGGGATTACCTGGTCCAAAAACTGCAGAAACAGAGCCAGCAGATTGCACAGGATGAACTCCGGGTGCGGCGGTACCGAGAGGAGACCACCCGCATCCGCCAGGAGATCCAGGAGCTCAAGGCGAG TCCGAAGATCTTCCAGAAGACCAAGTGCAGCATCTGTAACAGTGCCTTGGAGTTGCCCTCTGTGCACTTTCTCTGCGGTCACTCCTTCCACCAACACTGCTTTGAGAGTTACTCAGAAAGTGACGCCGACTGTCCCACCTGCCTCCCTGAAAACCGGAAGGTCATGGATATGATCCGGGCCCAGGAACAGAAACGCGATCTGCATGATCAGTTCCAGCACCAG cTCAAGTGCTCCAACGATAGCTTCTCTGTGATCGCAGACTACTTTGGCCGAGGTGTTTTCAACAAACTGACTCTGCTGACCGACCCTCCCGCAGCCCGGCTGACTGCAAGCCTGGAGGCTGGACTGCAGCGGGACCTGCTCATGCACTCCAGGAGGGGCACTTAA
- the LOC132027084 gene encoding histone H2AX, whose protein sequence is MSGRGKTGGKARAKAKSRSSRAGLQFPVGRVHRLLRKGHYAERVGAGAPVYLAAVLEYLTAEILELAGNAARDNKKTRIIPRHLQLAIRNDEELNKLLGGVTIAQGGVLPNIQAVLLPKKTSATVGPKAPAGGKKATQASQEY, encoded by the coding sequence ATGTCGGGCCGCGGCAAGACCGGCGGCAAGGCCCGCGCCAAGGCCAAGTCGCGCTCGTCGCGCGCCGGCCTCCAGTTCCCAGTGGGCCGCGTGCACCGGCTGCTGCGGAAGGGCCACTACGCCGAGCGGGTCGGCGCCGGCGCGCCGGTGTACCTGGCGGCGGTGCTCGAGTACCTCACCGCGGAGATCCTGGAGCTGGCGGGCAACGCGGCCCGCGACAACAAGAAGACGCGGATCATCCCCCGCCACCTGCAGCTGGCCATCCGCAACGACGAGGAGCTCAACAAGCTGCTGGGCGGCGTGACGATCGCCCAGGGAGGCGTCCTGCCTAACATCCAGGCCGTGCTGCTGCCCAAGAAGACCAGCGCCACCGTGGGGCCGAAGGCGCCCGCGGGGGGCAAGAAGGCCACCCAGGCCTCTCAGGAGTACTGA
- the DPAGT1 gene encoding UDP-N-acetylglucosamine--dolichyl-phosphate N-acetylglucosaminephosphotransferase isoform X1 — MWAFPELPMPLLVNLIGSLLGFVATVTLIPAFRGHFIAAHLCGQDLNKIGRQQIPESQGVISGAVFLIILFCFIPFPFLNCFMEERCKAFPHHEFVALIGALLAICCMIFLGFADDVLNLRWRHKLLLPTAASLPLLMVYFTNFGNTTIVVPKPFRPILGLHLDLGILYYVYMGLLAVFCTNAINILAGINGLEAGQSLVIAASIIIFNLVELEGDCRDDHVFSLYFMIPFFFTTLGLLYHNWYPSRVFVGDTFCYFAGMTFAVVGILGHFSKTMLLFFMPQVFNFLYSLPQLLHIIPCPRHRIPRLNTKTGKLEMSYSKFKTKNLSFLGTFILKVAESLQLVTVRQSEHEDGGFTECNNMTLINLLLKVIGPMHERNLTLLLLLLQVWSGKGFIAPCFPFSMVLTLVCFSSQILGSAVTFSIRYQLVRLFYDV, encoded by the exons ATGTGGGCCTTCCCGGAGTTGCCAATGCCGCTACTGGTGAATTTGATCGGCTCGCTGCTGGGATTTGTGGCCACAGTCACCCTCATCCCCGCCTTCCGTGGCCACTTCATCGCCGCGCACCTCTGTGGCCAGGACCTCAACAAAATCGGCCGGCAGCAAAT CCCAGAGTCCCAGGGAGTGATCAGCGGTGCTGTTTTCCTTATCATCCTCTTCTGCTTcatccctttccctttcctgaacTGCTTTATGGAGGAGCGGTGTAAAGCCTTCCCGCACCATGAA TTTGTGGCCCTGATAGGTGCGCTCCTTGCCATCTGCTGCATGATTTTCCTGGGCTTTGCGGATGATGTACTGAATCTGCGCTGGCGTCATAAGCTGCTGCTGCCTACAGCTGCCTCACTACCTCTTCTCATGGTCTATTTCACCAACTTTGGCAACACGACCATTGTGGTGCCCAAGCCTTTCCGGCCCATTCTTGGCCTGCACCTGGACTTGG GGATCCTGTACTATGTCTACATGGGGCTGCTGGCAGTGTTCTGTACCAATGCCATCAATATCCTAGCAGGAATTAATGGCCTAGAGGCTGGCCAGTCACTAGTCATTGCTGCTTCCATCATCATCTTCAATCTGGTGGAGCTAGAAG GTGATTGTCGAGATGATCATGTCTTTTCCCTCTACTTCATGATACCCTTTTTTTTCACCACCTTGGGATTGCTCTACCATAACTG GTACCCATCACGGGTGTTTGTGGGAGATACCTTCTGTTACTTTGCTGGCATGACCTTTGCCGTGGTGGGCATCTTGGGACACTTCAGCAAGACCATGCTACTCTTCTTCATGCCCCAGGTGTTCAACTTCCTCTACTCACTGCCTCAGCTCCTGCATATCATACCCTGCCCTCGCCATCGTATTCCCAG ACTCAATACCAAGACAGGCAAACTGGAGATGAGCTATTCCAAGTTCAAGACCAAGAACCTCTCTTTCTTGGGCACCTTTATTCTAAAG GTAGCAGAGAGCCTCCAGCTAGTGACAGTGCGCCAGAGCGAGCATGAGGATGGTGGCTTCACGGAGTGTAACAACATGACCCTCATCAACTTGCTCCTTAAGGTCATCGGGCCCATGCATGAGAGAAACCTGACCTTGCTCCTGCTGCTGCTACAGGTGTGGTCAGGGAAGGGCTTTATAGCtccttgtttccctttctccatggTTCTGACTCTAGTGTGTTTCTCCTCACAGATCCTTGGCAGTGCTGTCACCTTCTCCATTCGGTACCAGCTTGTCCGGCTCTTCTACGATGTCTGA
- the DPAGT1 gene encoding UDP-N-acetylglucosamine--dolichyl-phosphate N-acetylglucosaminephosphotransferase isoform X2 produces the protein MWAFPELPMPLLVNLIGSLLGFVATVTLIPAFRGHFIAAHLCGQDLNKIGRQQIPESQGVISGAVFLIILFCFIPFPFLNCFMEERCKAFPHHEFVALIGALLAICCMIFLGFADDVLNLRWRHKLLLPTAASLPLLMVYFTNFGNTTIVVPKPFRPILGLHLDLGILYYVYMGLLAVFCTNAINILAGINGLEAGQSLVIAASIIIFNLVELEGDCRDDHVFSLYFMIPFFFTTLGLLYHNWYPSRVFVGDTFCYFAGMTFAVVGILGHFSKTMLLFFMPQVFNFLYSLPQLLHIIPCPRHRIPRLNTKTGKLEMSYSKFKTKNLSFLGTFILKVAESLQLVTVRQSEHEDGGFTECNNMTLINLLLKVIGPMHERNLTLLLLLLQILGSAVTFSIRYQLVRLFYDV, from the exons ATGTGGGCCTTCCCGGAGTTGCCAATGCCGCTACTGGTGAATTTGATCGGCTCGCTGCTGGGATTTGTGGCCACAGTCACCCTCATCCCCGCCTTCCGTGGCCACTTCATCGCCGCGCACCTCTGTGGCCAGGACCTCAACAAAATCGGCCGGCAGCAAAT CCCAGAGTCCCAGGGAGTGATCAGCGGTGCTGTTTTCCTTATCATCCTCTTCTGCTTcatccctttccctttcctgaacTGCTTTATGGAGGAGCGGTGTAAAGCCTTCCCGCACCATGAA TTTGTGGCCCTGATAGGTGCGCTCCTTGCCATCTGCTGCATGATTTTCCTGGGCTTTGCGGATGATGTACTGAATCTGCGCTGGCGTCATAAGCTGCTGCTGCCTACAGCTGCCTCACTACCTCTTCTCATGGTCTATTTCACCAACTTTGGCAACACGACCATTGTGGTGCCCAAGCCTTTCCGGCCCATTCTTGGCCTGCACCTGGACTTGG GGATCCTGTACTATGTCTACATGGGGCTGCTGGCAGTGTTCTGTACCAATGCCATCAATATCCTAGCAGGAATTAATGGCCTAGAGGCTGGCCAGTCACTAGTCATTGCTGCTTCCATCATCATCTTCAATCTGGTGGAGCTAGAAG GTGATTGTCGAGATGATCATGTCTTTTCCCTCTACTTCATGATACCCTTTTTTTTCACCACCTTGGGATTGCTCTACCATAACTG GTACCCATCACGGGTGTTTGTGGGAGATACCTTCTGTTACTTTGCTGGCATGACCTTTGCCGTGGTGGGCATCTTGGGACACTTCAGCAAGACCATGCTACTCTTCTTCATGCCCCAGGTGTTCAACTTCCTCTACTCACTGCCTCAGCTCCTGCATATCATACCCTGCCCTCGCCATCGTATTCCCAG ACTCAATACCAAGACAGGCAAACTGGAGATGAGCTATTCCAAGTTCAAGACCAAGAACCTCTCTTTCTTGGGCACCTTTATTCTAAAG GTAGCAGAGAGCCTCCAGCTAGTGACAGTGCGCCAGAGCGAGCATGAGGATGGTGGCTTCACGGAGTGTAACAACATGACCCTCATCAACTTGCTCCTTAAGGTCATCGGGCCCATGCATGAGAGAAACCTGACCTTGCTCCTGCTGCTGCTACAG ATCCTTGGCAGTGCTGTCACCTTCTCCATTCGGTACCAGCTTGTCCGGCTCTTCTACGATGTCTGA
- the HMBS gene encoding porphobilinogen deaminase isoform X2 — MSGNGNGAATAEENGPKMRVIRVGTRKSQLARIQTDSVVAMLKAFYPGLQFEIVAMSTTGDKILDTALSKIGEKSLFTKELEHALEKNEVDLVVHSLKDLPTVLPPGFTIGAICKRENPYDAVVFHPKFVGKTLETLPEKSVVGTSSLRRAAQLQRKFPHLEFKSIRGNLNTRLRKLDELQEFSAIILAAAGLQRMGWQHRVGQILHPEECMYAVGQGALGVEVRAKDQDMLDLVGVLHDPETLLRCIAERAFLRHLEGGCSVPVAVHTAMKDGQLYLTGGVWSLDGSDSMQETMQATIRVTAQEDGPEDDPQLVGITARNIPREAQLAAENLGISLASLLLNKGAKNILDVARQLNDAH, encoded by the exons ATGTCTGGCAACGGCAACGGGGCCGCGACAGCG GAAGAAAACGGCCCAAAGATGAGAGTGATTCGTGTGGGTACCCGAAAGAGCCAG CTGGCTCGCATACAGACAGACAGTGTGGTGGCAATGCTGAAAGCCTTCTACCCAGGTCTGCAGTTCGAAATCG TTGCTATGTCCACCACAGGGGACAAGATTCTTGATACTGCACTCTCTAAG ATTGGAGAGAAGAGTCTGTTTACCAAGGAGCTGGAACATGCGCTGGAGAAGAATGA AGTGGACCTGGTCGTTCACTCCCTGAAGGACCTGCCCACCGTGCTTCCTCCTGGCTTTACCATCGGGGCCATCTGCAA gCGGGAGAACCCTTATGATGCTGTTGTCTTTCACCCAAAATTTGTTGGGAAAACCCTAGAAACCTTGCCAGAGAAGAG TGTGGTGGGAACCAGCTCCCTGCGGAGAGCAGCCCAACTGCAGAGAAAGTTCCCACACCTGGAGTTCAAGAGCATT CGGGGAAACCTCAACACGCGGCTACGGAAGCTGGATGAGCTGCAGGAGTTCAGTGCCATCATCCTGGCCGCCGCTGGCCTACAGCGCATGGGCTGGCAGCACCGCGTGGGGCAG ATCCTACACCCAGAGGAATGCATGTATGCTGTGGGTCAG GGAGCCCTGGGCGTGGAAGTCCGAGCCAAGGACCAGGACATGCTGGATCTGGTGGGTGTGTTGCATGACCCGGAGACTCTGCTTCGCTGCATTGCCGAGCGAGCCTTCCTGAGGCATCTG GAAGGAGGTTGCAGTGTGCCAGTGGCGGTGCATACGGCTATGAAGGATGGGCAA CTGTACCTGACTGGAGGAGTCTGGAGTCTAGACGGCTCAGATAGCATGCAAGAGACCATGCAGGCCACCATCCGGGTCACTGCCCAG GAAGATGGCCCCGAGGATGATCCGCAGCTGGTGGGGATCACTGCCCGGAACATTCCACGAGAAGCCCAGCTGGCTGCTGAGAACCTGGGCATCAGCCTGGCCAGTTTGTTGCtgaacaaaggagccaagaacataCTGGATGTTGCACGGCAGCTTAATGATGCCCACTAA